In Streptomyces sp. NBC_01707, a genomic segment contains:
- a CDS encoding ABC transporter substrate-binding protein, which produces MVTRVPPPSAQPRSRMRILLASGAAALALAAGSIVPGMPLGAAPQQAQAADNGKTTLTVAVAQSVDSLSPFLAQRLMSTSVHRLMYDFLTNYDPKDNHTVPGLATKWEPSADKLTWTYTIRSNSKWSDGQQATAEDAAWTFNKMMTDEGAATANGSFVANFKKVTAPSPEKLVIELKQPQATMAALDVPIVPKHVWEKVGDFSKFNNDTKFPIVGNGPYILTDYKVDQYVKLKANKSFWRGAPKFDELVFKTYKDQDAAVAALRKGEVSFVAGAPALTPAQAASLKGDKNIKVNEGPGRRFFALATNPGAQTKDGKKFGDGNKALLDQKVRQALFLSIDRKTIIDKVFQGHAVEGQGYIPPRFSDYFWQPSDSQKLSYDPDRAAQLLDQAGYKLKGDQRVGKDGKPLDLRILCHATDPNDKAIGKYLKEWWGKLGIGLKVDCRDDVSVPWYAGEYDLAFDGWSVNPDPDFVLGIHTCSALPAKAKESAATDNFICDKTYDELYKKQLAEYDPAKRADIVKQMESWMYDSGYMNIIAYPNAVEAYRTDQIKSITTMPEAAGNIYGQDGYWSWWSAVPAAADGKNGSAADDGGSSTGVVIGILVAVVVVAGGGFLLARRRRSTAEERE; this is translated from the coding sequence ATGGTCACAAGAGTCCCACCACCCTCCGCTCAGCCACGCTCACGTATGCGTATCCTCCTGGCATCCGGTGCCGCGGCCCTCGCGTTGGCGGCCGGGTCGATCGTCCCCGGGATGCCCCTCGGCGCCGCCCCGCAGCAGGCGCAGGCCGCCGACAACGGCAAGACGACGCTGACCGTCGCGGTCGCACAGAGCGTCGACTCACTGAGCCCGTTCCTCGCTCAGCGGCTGATGAGTACCAGCGTCCACCGGCTCATGTACGACTTCCTCACCAACTACGACCCCAAGGACAACCACACGGTCCCCGGGCTCGCGACCAAGTGGGAGCCGTCCGCCGACAAGCTGACCTGGACGTACACCATACGGTCCAACTCCAAGTGGTCGGACGGGCAGCAGGCCACCGCCGAGGACGCGGCGTGGACCTTCAACAAGATGATGACCGACGAAGGCGCTGCCACCGCGAACGGCAGCTTCGTCGCGAACTTCAAGAAGGTGACGGCGCCCAGCCCGGAGAAGCTGGTCATCGAGCTGAAGCAGCCTCAGGCCACCATGGCGGCGCTCGATGTGCCGATCGTGCCGAAGCATGTCTGGGAGAAGGTCGGGGACTTCTCGAAGTTCAACAACGACACCAAGTTCCCGATCGTCGGCAACGGGCCGTACATCCTGACCGACTACAAGGTCGACCAGTATGTGAAGCTCAAGGCCAACAAGAGCTTCTGGCGCGGCGCACCCAAGTTCGACGAACTGGTCTTCAAGACGTACAAGGACCAGGACGCCGCGGTCGCCGCCCTGCGCAAGGGTGAGGTCTCGTTCGTCGCGGGCGCCCCCGCGCTCACACCCGCTCAGGCCGCTTCCCTCAAGGGCGACAAGAACATCAAGGTCAACGAGGGTCCGGGCCGCCGCTTCTTCGCGCTGGCCACCAACCCGGGCGCGCAGACCAAGGACGGCAAGAAGTTCGGCGACGGCAACAAGGCCCTGCTCGACCAGAAGGTCCGCCAGGCGCTCTTCCTGTCGATCGACCGCAAGACCATCATCGACAAGGTCTTCCAGGGCCACGCCGTCGAGGGCCAGGGCTACATTCCGCCGCGTTTCTCGGACTACTTCTGGCAGCCGTCCGACAGCCAGAAGCTGTCGTACGACCCCGACCGGGCGGCCCAGCTCCTCGACCAGGCGGGGTACAAGCTCAAGGGCGACCAGCGTGTCGGCAAGGACGGCAAGCCGCTCGACCTGCGCATCCTGTGCCACGCCACGGACCCGAACGACAAGGCGATCGGCAAGTACCTCAAGGAGTGGTGGGGCAAGCTCGGCATCGGCCTGAAGGTCGACTGCCGCGACGACGTCTCGGTGCCCTGGTACGCCGGTGAGTACGACCTCGCCTTCGACGGCTGGTCCGTCAACCCGGACCCGGACTTCGTCCTGGGCATCCACACCTGCTCGGCACTGCCCGCCAAGGCCAAGGAGAGCGCGGCCACGGACAACTTCATCTGCGACAAGACGTACGACGAGCTGTACAAGAAGCAGCTCGCCGAGTACGACCCGGCCAAGCGGGCGGACATCGTCAAGCAGATGGAGTCGTGGATGTACGACTCCGGCTACATGAACATCATCGCCTACCCGAACGCGGTCGAGGCGTACCGCACCGACCAGATCAAGTCCATCACCACCATGCCCGAGGCGGCCGGCAACATCTACGGCCAGGACGGGTACTGGAGTTGGTGGTCGGCCGTTCCGGCGGCCGCAGACGGCAAGAACGGTTCGGCCGCGGACGACGGTGGCAGCTCCACCGGTGTCGTCATCGGCATCCTCGTCGCCGTGGTGGTGGTCGCCGGTGGCGGGTTCCTCCTCGCGCGGCGCCGCCGCAGCACGGCGGAGGAACGCGAATAA
- a CDS encoding ABC transporter permease — translation MTAESTPALVQNADADTDGRAPAGPSVARDARARNIKVYLQYVAAKIAGAVISLFAVLVTSFFLFRLIPSDPVKQMTGGRRVSAEQLQSLRHQFGLDQPLWKQFTSYVGDALTGDFGTSFQFHTPVIDKITEALPATLLLTGTAYVLYTALGIWLGTRTAWRNGSRSDRFNTAFALTLYSVPSFWLGLLLIIVFSVGIGPIPGMFPTGGLESGGETGVAYILDVAHHLVLPVITLVAVGYAQTLLVMRSSLLDEMGSDYLTTARAKGLRDDVVRRKHAVPNAMLPTFTLMFVNLGHVVAGQILVETVFSWPGLGGLFYQALSVPDLPLVQGLFFVFATAVILANTLADVLYPLLDPRVGR, via the coding sequence ATGACAGCTGAAAGCACTCCGGCGCTCGTGCAGAACGCGGATGCGGACACCGACGGCCGGGCTCCGGCCGGGCCGTCGGTCGCCCGCGACGCACGGGCGCGCAACATCAAGGTCTATCTCCAGTACGTGGCGGCAAAGATCGCGGGAGCGGTCATCTCCCTGTTCGCCGTTCTGGTCACCAGCTTCTTCCTCTTCCGCCTCATCCCCAGCGACCCCGTGAAGCAGATGACCGGCGGTCGCCGCGTCTCCGCCGAGCAGCTCCAGTCGCTCAGACACCAGTTCGGCCTCGACCAGCCGCTCTGGAAGCAGTTCACGAGCTACGTGGGTGATGCCCTGACCGGGGACTTCGGTACCTCGTTCCAGTTCCACACCCCGGTCATCGACAAGATCACCGAGGCGCTGCCGGCGACGCTGCTGCTCACCGGCACGGCGTACGTCCTCTACACGGCACTCGGCATCTGGCTGGGCACCCGTACCGCCTGGCGCAACGGCTCCCGCAGCGACCGCTTCAACACCGCGTTCGCGCTCACGCTCTACTCGGTGCCGTCGTTCTGGCTGGGCCTGCTCCTGATCATCGTCTTCTCCGTGGGCATCGGCCCGATCCCCGGCATGTTCCCGACGGGCGGCCTGGAGTCGGGCGGCGAGACAGGCGTCGCCTACATCCTCGACGTCGCCCATCACCTGGTGCTTCCCGTGATCACACTGGTCGCGGTCGGCTATGCCCAGACTCTCCTCGTGATGCGTTCCTCGCTCCTCGACGAGATGGGCAGCGACTATCTGACGACAGCCCGCGCGAAGGGGCTCCGTGACGACGTCGTACGGCGCAAGCACGCCGTCCCGAACGCGATGCTGCCGACGTTCACACTGATGTTCGTGAACCTGGGTCACGTGGTGGCGGGCCAGATCCTGGTCGAGACGGTGTTCTCCTGGCCGGGCCTCGGCGGTCTCTTCTACCAGGCGCTGAGCGTGCCCGACCTTCCCCTCGTCCAAGGGTTGTTCTTCGTCTTCGCCACCGCGGTGATCCTGGCGAACACCCTCGCCGACGTGCTGTATCCGCTGCTCGATCCCCGGGTGGGACGATGA
- a CDS encoding ABC transporter permease: MTTEPLPVQNEAGVTKTPRALARARKRQSLARFWREYRTHRGGLWGLAGLVLIALIAVFAPTLVGADSQSVTDAPGGALESPSGEFPLGTDQFGRSVLALLVWGARVSLTVGLLAAFLCVAIGTVVGIVAGHFHGWYSTVLMRVTDWFLVMPTLVLAIALATVMDRSIWTVILAIGVTTWPTTARLVRAQTLAVESRPYIERARALGGGHGHIMARHVLPNVMPLVLAQTTLVISSAILTEATLAFLGLGDPTITSWGGMLQDAREAGAVSAGDWWYLAPPGIAIALVALSFTLCGRAIESVLNPKLGVAR; encoded by the coding sequence ATGACGACCGAACCGTTGCCCGTGCAGAACGAAGCGGGCGTGACCAAGACCCCGCGCGCCCTGGCCCGGGCCCGCAAGCGCCAGTCACTGGCCCGCTTCTGGCGGGAGTACCGGACACACCGGGGCGGCCTGTGGGGGCTGGCCGGGCTCGTCCTGATCGCGCTGATCGCGGTGTTCGCGCCCACGCTGGTCGGCGCCGACTCGCAGAGCGTCACCGATGCACCGGGTGGCGCGCTCGAATCACCCAGCGGTGAATTTCCGCTCGGTACGGATCAGTTCGGACGCAGCGTCCTGGCACTGCTGGTGTGGGGAGCGCGCGTCTCCCTCACGGTGGGGCTGCTCGCCGCGTTCCTGTGCGTGGCGATCGGCACGGTCGTCGGGATCGTCGCGGGCCACTTCCACGGTTGGTACTCGACGGTTTTGATGCGCGTCACCGACTGGTTCCTGGTGATGCCGACCCTCGTTCTCGCGATCGCGCTCGCCACGGTGATGGACCGCTCCATCTGGACGGTCATCCTCGCCATCGGCGTGACGACCTGGCCGACCACGGCCCGTCTGGTCCGAGCCCAGACGCTCGCCGTCGAGTCCCGTCCCTACATCGAGCGCGCCCGCGCCCTGGGCGGCGGCCACGGGCACATCATGGCGCGGCACGTCCTGCCGAACGTGATGCCGCTGGTGCTCGCCCAGACCACGCTCGTGATCTCCAGCGCGATCCTCACCGAGGCCACGCTGGCCTTCCTCGGCCTCGGCGACCCGACCATCACCTCCTGGGGCGGCATGCTTCAGGACGCACGCGAGGCGGGCGCCGTGAGCGCCGGCGACTGGTGGTACCTGGCACCGCCCGGCATCGCCATCGCCCTGGTGGCGCTGTCGTTCACGCTGTGCGGCCGTGCCATCGAGTCCGTCCTCAATCCCAAGCTGGGGGTGGCCCGTTGA
- a CDS encoding ABC transporter ATP-binding protein, with the protein MSTPSTQKTPLLEVRDLSVTYAGGAQAVRGVDLTVDAGRKLGIAGESGCGKSTLALALLRLLPARTKVAGEILLNGEDVLAMKWGQVRAVRWAGASIVFQGAMHSLNAVHRIGDQIAEPILLHKKATPAGAKKKAGELLEHVGLPAARSNAYPHELSGGQRQRVMIAMALACDPELIIADEPTTALDVMIQAQILRLIEQLVSQQDLGLIMISHDLAVLSDTCDRLAVMYAGRVVEEGPSAAVFENAQHPYSKALSGAFPRIGDRSSRFAPRGLPGDPPDPSALPAGCTFHPRCPVALDSCTTQDQELRDAGAARRAACVLVEPGAADASLPQGAEEARSTS; encoded by the coding sequence TTGAGTACACCGAGCACACAGAAGACCCCTTTGCTGGAGGTACGCGACCTCTCGGTCACGTACGCCGGCGGAGCACAGGCGGTCCGGGGCGTCGACCTCACCGTCGACGCGGGCCGGAAGCTCGGCATCGCCGGTGAGTCCGGGTGCGGCAAGTCGACGCTCGCACTCGCGCTGCTGCGGCTGCTGCCCGCCCGGACGAAGGTCGCCGGCGAGATCCTGCTGAACGGCGAGGACGTCCTCGCCATGAAGTGGGGCCAGGTCAGGGCCGTGCGCTGGGCGGGTGCCTCGATCGTCTTCCAGGGGGCGATGCACTCGCTCAACGCCGTGCACCGCATCGGTGACCAGATCGCCGAGCCGATCCTGTTGCACAAGAAGGCCACACCGGCCGGCGCGAAGAAGAAGGCCGGTGAACTCCTGGAGCACGTGGGGCTGCCGGCCGCGCGCTCGAACGCGTATCCGCACGAGCTCTCCGGCGGTCAGCGGCAACGTGTGATGATCGCGATGGCGCTGGCCTGCGACCCGGAGCTGATCATCGCGGACGAGCCGACGACGGCCCTCGACGTGATGATCCAGGCCCAGATCCTGCGGCTGATCGAGCAGCTGGTGTCCCAGCAGGACCTCGGTCTGATCATGATCAGCCATGACCTGGCGGTGCTCTCGGACACCTGCGACCGGCTCGCGGTGATGTACGCGGGCCGGGTCGTGGAGGAGGGCCCCTCGGCCGCGGTTTTCGAGAACGCGCAACACCCTTACAGCAAGGCCCTGTCGGGCGCCTTCCCGCGGATCGGCGACCGGTCCTCCCGGTTCGCGCCCCGCGGGCTGCCCGGCGACCCGCCGGACCCGTCGGCGCTGCCGGCCGGCTGCACGTTCCATCCGCGCTGTCCGGTGGCACTGGACTCCTGCACCACGCAGGACCAGGAGCTGCGGGACGCCGGCGCGGCGCGGCGGGCGGCCTGTGTGCTGGTGGAACCGGGGGCGGCCGACGCCTCGCTCCCGCAGGGCGCCGAGGAAGCAAGGAGCACATCATGA